A window from Plectropomus leopardus isolate mb chromosome 3, YSFRI_Pleo_2.0, whole genome shotgun sequence encodes these proteins:
- the soat1 gene encoding sterol O-acyltransferase 1, producing MESEDDSVLRSRCRAIPKLPPFPDLDSSLDGDCDQGQHQQDSGDNHITSNGKIEVEQVISKKLQLKRKAEYLKSDLMRQFDSQVNDFMDSLIEESASLEPAPVPAVFSPPLSDKERSKLRHFRPPHGQGKHFVSRRSLLDELFEVNHIRTIYHMFIALLILFILSTLVVDFIDEGRLVLHFDLLVYAFGQLPLVVCTWICMFLSVLLVPYTLFHLWSQTQSGSYRHPRLCSLLFGSVFLLYQALGVGFLPTYVVVTNSFPPASCFIIILEQVRLMMKAHSFVRENVPRVLTWAKEKTSPGPVVPQVSQYLYFLFAPTLIYRDKYPRNPVIRWGYVATKLLQVLGCLFYAYYVFVRLCIPQFRSSSLQLFDLRAMVLCVFNSILPGVLVLFLGFFAFLHCWLNAFAEMLRFADRMFYKDWWNSTSFANYYRTWNVVVHDWLYYYVYRDLLWMSQKRCRPAAILFVFTVSAVVHEYILAICFGFFYPVLFCLFMCFGMMFNFILHDQRKGPIWNIIMWTSLFLGQGVIICLYSQEWYAQRYCPLKEPSFLELLKPRSWSCQRLMADSDL from the exons ATGGAGAGTGAGGATGATAGTGTACTCCGGTCTCGCTGCCGAGCCATTCCTAAGCTGCCCCCCTTCCCTGATCTGGACAGCTCTCTGGATGGGGATTGTGATCAGGGACAACACCAGCAAGACAGTGGAGACAACCACATTACCAGCAATG GAAAAATTGAAGTGGAGCAGGTGATCAGCAAAAAGCTACAACTGAAAAGGAAAGCAGAG TACCTGAAGAGTGACCTGATGCGTCAGTTTGACAGCCAGGTTAATGACTTCATGGATAGTCTTATCGAGGAGTCTGCGAGCCTGGAGCCTGCGCCTGTACCTGCTGTCTTCTCACCTCCGCTCTCCGACAAGGAGAGGAGCAAACTCAG gCATTTCCGGCCACCTCATGGTCAAGGCAAGCACTTTGTCAGTCGCAGGTCCCTTTTAGA TGAGCTGTTTGAGGTGAACCACATCAGGACTATCTACCACATGTTTATTGCCCTGCTCATTCTCTTTATCCTCAGTACATTGGTGGTAGACTTCATTGATGAAGGCAG ACTGGTGCTGCACTTTGACCTGCTGGTCTATGCGTTTGGACAGCTCCCTCTGGTGGTGTGCACATGGATCTGCATGTTCCTGTCTGTGTTACTGGTCCCCTACACCCTGTTCCACCTGTGGTCGCAGACCCAGTCTGGCTCTTACAGACACCCCAGGTTGTGCAGTTTGCTGTTTGGCTCTGTGTTCCTGCTCTACCAAGCTCTGGGTGTTGGATTCCTGCCTACATATGTGGTGGTGACCAACAGTTTTCCACCTGCGTCATGTTTCATCATCATCCTGGAACAG GTGCGTCTAATGATGAAAGCCCACTCCTTTGTTAGGGAGAACGTACCAAGGGTCCTGACCTGGGCTAAAGAAAAGACCA GCCCAGGTCCAGTGGTCCCTCAGGTCTCTCAATATCTCTACTTTCTGTTTGCACCTACTCTCATCTACAGAGACAAGTACCCCAG GAATCCAGTGATCAGATGGGGCTACGTGGCAACTAAGTTACTTCAG GTACTTGGCTGTCTGTTTTATGCCTATTACGTGTTTGTGCGGCTCTGCATCCCTCAGTTCcgcagcagcagcctgcagctgtTTGATCTGAGGGCCATGGTCCTGTGTGTCTTTAACTCCATCCTGCCAG GAGTGTTGGTTCTCTTCCTGGGATTCTTTGCCTTCCTCCACTGTTGGCTTAATGCTTTCGCTGAGATGCTCCGCTTTGCTGACAGGATGTTTTACAAG GATTGGTGGAACTCAACCTCATTTGCTAATTACTATCGCACTTGGAACGTAGTGGTCCATGACTGGCTGTACTACTACGTGTACCGGGACTTACTGTGG ATGTCTCAGAAACGCTGCAGACCAGCAGCCATACTGTTTGTGTTCACAGTGTCTGCAGTGGTCCATGAGTACATCCTTGCAATCTGCTTTGGCTTCTTCTATCCCGTACTCTTCTGCCTCTTCATGTGCTTTGGAA TGATGTTCAACTTCATTCTGCATGACCAAAGAAAAGGTCCCATCTGGAACATAATCATGTGGACGTCCCTCTTCCTGGGTCAAGGAGTCATTATCTGTCTGTACTCGCAGGAGTGGTATGCCCAACGCTACTGCCCCCTGAAAGAG ccttcCTTCCTTGAGTTACTGAAGCCTCGATCCTGGAGCTGTCAGAGACTGATGGCAGACTCTGACTTATAG